attgaatatatatttaaagttctgatctgatgaaaaaaaattattgaacttttttgtcgtcgcggatgaataattctaccttacatTAAGAggcatcattcgctgttcaattgagtcaGCTTgtctcctcccacttttgaccaacttttattgaataattacatCACAttcgctaacgcgccccatagaatatattcttagaggaattgctccatacaagcatggttaacataaaagcgcaatccaatccctatataaagCAATAGAAATCCGtctcggatgtgacgtttccgtctactgagacgATCATTCGACgccatatatagattatgacgtcaaaactacatgtgacgtcacaatagccttattatgtgttttacaatatttatgacatggccgtatgacatggctggacgggccagttTTGTGATCAAATAGGTTCTCCATCATAATAGCAAGGTTGATGGCAAATGCTTTCACAATACAGTTGATAATATCATTAGCACAATACCTGTTCTACATATTGATTCACAGCTACTGCAGTAAAAGGCATTCAATTTTATATTAGTGTCATACGATATTCAGAACAATGTCGTTACCTTTAAAAAGTGTGTTAACCGGGTATGAGGTTACAGAATAAGACACGCCAGAATATAAGAGTAGTGTTAGAGATAGGTTTTATGAGTGTATAAGGATTGCCCTACCTTCGCTGTTCATTATAATGTACATGGGAATTTAGACTTCTCAAACGCTGCAATGCCCTGGAATGTTTAAATGTCCCTTTCCAATCGGTGAGGTGAATACCCATTTACGCCTTTGATGTCGGTCAACCTTGATAAAGAACAAGTATAGCATGCGTCAAACATAACATGCCACTTATCGAGTCACGCATGTATGATAGGAGTTCGTGAATATTCATAAGGACATCTTCGATTGTCAAACGTATGACGACTTGATTTTTTACGCgaaatagaaatgtaatgaatattcaaatgatgaaaacTACAATATATTTGCTTCATGTTTGAGAATAATGAGGCATCATACCAGATTATCGTGAATGActatatatttcatcattagCATTCAAATCGTTAACCTGATGTTCCCAAAAGCTTCTCTATGGAGATCATCCATTTATGCCCTACATACATCAAATTATGATACCAGTTTTCAACACAAGGTatcagtacattgtatatgcatACAGCGTAAACTTTTCCACTACATACTAACCAAAATTATCCTGAATGGTATGCATTCCTACTGTATTGTTCATCCCAGACCTGATAGTTCATCCCCTGTTAATTCCATATCCAGCAACGTCTTgtattataatacataatttgaaGTTACACAACAAgagtttaattatatattacacaACGGACTCACTTTAGCGCCTATTGCTCCTTCGATATCGGAACATCAGGCCCAAGGATCATGATTTTGAAGTCACAAGTCACAAATAGTCTTAAGTTTAGAATTGGCCCATGACGTAATGAAAACGTACTTCagttttgattggctaagcaaaaCCTTCAGTCTAAGACTATTTCATGATCCTTGGGCCAGGACACAGTATCCGAAAGGCAGGGGACACCTGTATGTTAACTACTAGGATTTGACTTCTtatcatttatttgatttctaattATTTCAAGGAATATCTAGGACATTATAGTAGTTGTTGTAGAACTTAATCTCTTGTTAAGTTGTTATACTCTGAATTTAGATCCTGAATCCATTTTTTCTTCTACCACCCACGCTATCATCCTATAAGAAAGAATTAACATCAACACAAGTGTAAAGTAAGCACTGTATGTGCTGTATTGACTTTAGCAAGCTAATAAGACGGTTACAAAGCGTGTGATGCAGTAATAAAAGTGAATCATACTGCAGCTTATATCCGAACGCTCTCTTTGTGTCTACAGTACGTTCAGTATTGATCTGGTCTGCTCATCTGcataaaacacaacaacaaatatACGAAAAATGGCATATGTATCTCTGCTGTGTGGGCTGGGTAGGAATTGTCACTTTTTCATACTGGATATTACTAATGAGGTAGATTAAAAGTTATATGTAAACGTTTTCTGTGGGTCATTGTAGTGTTATGTTAAAGACTGAAATCGAAGTGCAGACTATGTAAGTATCACTTTAGTTATATTTTTATGTCCCGTCATCATTGAGTTGTAGTATCACACTGGTTTGGGCTTAGTTTGCCCTTCATATTCTCACCAGTTAAGCTTATTTTGAGGATGATCTGTGTGTCTTTCGACTGGCTTAGATTTGTATTTCCACTACTGAATAGGAAAACTTTAACCATTTTGTATTGCTTTGTCATTGGAGAACGCTGTCGAAGACAAGCAGAAGTATATATATCAAATCCAGTTACATATCCATTTTACTGACAATAACAAACGTGTCGCTCTATTTCGATAAAGCTGAACAGTAAACGTTTAGAAAAAGCAGCAACCATTACCACTTATAAGGTCTCTGGTCCATCCTGCACTTGGAGGAGGGCATAACCATAAAAAACTTGTGTTATGTTAGAATGTAGAAGTCATAATGTTCATCGTCCAGGCGCAGGTTAATTGCCTTATCTGCAGGcagagcgttagaattgtataaATTGTGTTCATCAAGGCGATTAAATTTTGAACATAAACTACTTTAACTTTTTTATATTGTCagataaaatttaaacatatcgtaaaactttatattctttatGTTGTGTTTGTACACTGAGCTCCATATAGAGTTGTTCTCAAAGCGGTTATCAGGAAATATTGCAGAATTATTGGAATCTTTTTGCATTGGTACTAAAATCAGCATAGTAAGataataatttatcattataacggtcaaattataaaatgatgaTAGATTTAATATTTGAAACCTTAATATACATGGAACATCATCTTGAACATTTGATACGTATTTATAACGTTTGTTTTCTATGGTTTCAAATATGTAATCAAATTGCTAATGCGGCCGGTGGTGTATGAATTATATTGAATAGCATATTAAACATAAggaaaaatctgtttttatcgcAATACCGTCAGAAAATTCGGACTAATTTTGCTTTGTTCAAAACGAATCTTCAGTATCTAACGATTTCAACGTAATCAAAGTAAAGCACCAAACCTAAAtggttttttctttatttattttcagataAATGGTTATACAAACAGGATGAATTCCTCAACTGATACTTTCAACGCCACTATGACTAACTCAAGTGAATCGCCTGCCATATTCTTTGACAATATGACTTCCGGTTCAAACATGACGACCACTTCCGGTTCTAATTCGGCCCTTACTGTATACGACTACGGAGAATATTGGGCAGCACtgtatattaacaaatattacCTTTATGTCATCGTTGCAATAGGGTTACCAGGCAACCTAGCTGCTGTAGTGACGATATGCAATATGCGACCACTGACGTCATCTTCTATGTATATGGTTGTTCTGGCGATTGCTGATATTGTGAACcttattttgaaaattcttTACCTCCAGTTGACCTTGCACAATGTGCAAATGGGTCATAGTGGCTGCAAAGTCATGTTTTTCTTTGGGACATTCTTCATGCATTATTCCAACTGGATTCTAGTTGCCATGACAATTGAGCGTTTCTTGGCGATCTGGTTTCCCCTGAAGGTTTCTGAGCTGTGTACTCGGTCTCGTGCGGCCATGGTAATGGGGATTATCGCCGTGCCACTGTTGGCTCTCAACCTTCACTTCTTCTGGTCCACACTCGAAGTGTGGGACGACTATTACTCATGGGACTGCCAATTCCAGTCAGATTTCGAGTTCTTCATGACAAAGTTGTGGTATTGGATAGATGGTGCCGCTTATAGTCTCATTCCATTCATTATCCTCGTTATCTTCAAC
This genomic window from Argopecten irradians isolate NY chromosome 4, Ai_NY, whole genome shotgun sequence contains:
- the LOC138320612 gene encoding probable G-protein coupled receptor 139; translation: MNSSTDTFNATMTNSSESPAIFFDNMTSGSNMTTTSGSNSALTVYDYGEYWAALYINKYYLYVIVAIGLPGNLAAVVTICNMRPLTSSSMYMVVLAIADIVNLILKILYLQLTLHNVQMGHSGCKVMFFFGTFFMHYSNWILVAMTIERFLAIWFPLKVSELCTRSRAAMVMGIIAVPLLALNLHFFWSTLEVWDDYYSWDCQFQSDFEFFMTKLWYWIDGAAYSLIPFIILVIFNILIIVGIKRGHRGVVSKIDKTRMTEKMKQQQQITIMLVTVSLVFVILTMPNCVFFIFQNYWNYTETLHEYARYFLFYQLVFVLSDFNHAINFYLYFLSGKKFRAKFHAIICICRRKKISRRFGTTISHIASTRMSATEMANGHGRRPSERIASPGVKRMDTVVPTVNNISESKNDKGRLTENEYL